The DNA sequence CCCGACGTCGACCGCCAGGTGCGGGGCCAACGCCAGGAGCACCAGCACACTGGCCGCCAGACTCGGCACCGCCTGACGGCTGCGCGCCGAGAGCACGCCCAACAGCGCGATGGCCCCCATCACCGCCGCCCGCAGCACACTGGCCGTGGGCTGCACGACGACGACGAACGCGACCAGGGCACCCCCGGCCAGCACTACGGCAGCCCGCGGCCCGACCAACCGCGCCGAAAACAGCACCGCACCGCAGACGATCGTCACGTTGGCCCCGGAGACCGCCATCAGATGGGTCAGCCCCGCGGCCCGAAAGTCTCGGCCGGTCGCGGCAGTGATCGTCGAGGTGTCACCGAGCACCAATGCAGGCAGCATCCGGGCCTGCTCGTCCGGCAGCACTCGCATGGCGGCGGTCGCGAACCGGGCCCGAACCCGATGTGCTGCCCGCGCGACGGGTCCGGGCTGCCCGCGCGCCGGAGCACCGCTGGCGGTGAGCACCGCCACCGACAGATCCCGCCGGGCCGGGCGGGCGACCTTGGCGCGGAACGCCATCGACTGGCCGACCATCACCTCGTCGAATTCGACGCCGGAGGCGAATACCAGCACCCGGCCCGAGGCGACGACGTCGTCGAGGCGCTGCAGAGTGGCTCGGAACATCACCCGCCGGGCGCCGGCGGGCAGTGGGCTCTCACTCGGGGTGACCGTCACCGCCGCGGTCGTGCCGCACAGCGCGGCGATCGGGTGGTGCTCGACGGAGGCGGTACGCAGCGCAACAGCCCATCCGAAGCCCGCCCCCGCCATCGATGCGGCGGCAACCGCCGCACTCACCAGCCGCCAGCCGGGACGCCGCCGCCGACCGGCGTACCAGCACAGCACGCAGGCAGCCACAGTCAGTAGGGCACACAGCATCGCCAGCAGGCTGCCGATCTGCCACTGAATGCCGGCCGCGGTGACCATCCAGGCCGTCACCGCCGCCGGCACCAGCCGAACGTCGAGGCGAGTCGCCGGCGCCGGTTGGGCCGCTGGCGATGTCACGGTCAGATACGAACCAGGGCACGCAGCTTCTCCAGACGCGCCGGGCCTATTCCGTCGACGTCTCCGAGTTGATCGACGCGGGTGAACTTCCCGTGGCTGTCGCGCCAGGCCACGATCGCGGCCGCGGTCACCGGCCCCACCCCGGGCAGGGCGTCGAGCTGCTCGACTGTCGCGGTGTTGAGGTTCACCGGCTCGTTCGGTTCATGTTTGGGCTCTGGGCCGGTTGGGGCAACGCTGGTGCGGGGTGCCTCCGGCACCGGTGAGACGGCACCCACCGAACTTCCCAGCACCGGCAGCCCCGCCGGCGGCGCCAGACCGACCACGATCTGTTCGCCATCGACTAAGGGCCGGGCCAGATTCAGCCCGACCGTATCCGCACCGTCGAGGGCCCCGCCGGCCGCGGTCAGCGCATCGGCGATCCGGGAGCCGGGCGACAACGTCGCCAAACCCGGCCTATGCACCAGGCCGACCACGCTGACCACGACCTGCTCGGCCGGGGGCGCCGCAGAGCCGGCGGCCGATTCGTCGGTGCGCGGACTGGCTGTCGAAACCATCTCCACCGGTGGCAGTTTCGCGCTCAGCACCGGGGCAGGCTGATCACGCAGCACGGTGAACACCGTGATGAGAACCGCCACCGCAGCGATCACCGCCAAGGCGATGGCACCGGCTTTGCCCGGGTCGGCACGCACTTTGGCGAGCCAGCCCGCGTCGACTGCGCCGTCCGGAAGCCAATGCGGCAGCAATGAATTCGGGTCATCCTCGTCGTCGGCCTCGGAGGTGCGCTCGCCACGGTCGGGTTCCGGGAGCAGGCCGAGTCGACGCTGCAGCCGCTCGCCGGGGGGTTCTGGTGCCATACGCCGACGGTAGGTGCCGACACCGTCAGTCCGGCTCGCTCAGCGCACGATCCAGGCTGGCCTGTGAATCAAACCCGGACTGTGCGCAACCAGCTGCGGCGCTAGCCGTCGCCGCGGCTACGGGTTCAGCCACTCCCCCACGTCGTGCGAGATACCCGACGACGGCGCATAGCGGACCTTCGCCGCTGTGACCCCGGTCGGCAACGCGAAGACGACGCAGCCGCTGTTCGACGACCCGGCGGGGATCAGGAACCAGCCGTAGGCGAAGTCCTTGCATTCGTTCACAGTGGCGAAATCGGCCGGGTAGTTCTGGTCGTCGGAACCCACCACCGTGACATCGCTGTTGCTGTTGCCGACGATGGTCGTGGTTCCGGC is a window from the Mycobacterium sp. SVM_VP21 genome containing:
- a CDS encoding ComEC/Rec2 family competence protein codes for the protein MVTAAGIQWQIGSLLAMLCALLTVAACVLCWYAGRRRRPGWRLVSAAVAAASMAGAGFGWAVALRTASVEHHPIAALCGTTAAVTVTPSESPLPAGARRVMFRATLQRLDDVVASGRVLVFASGVEFDEVMVGQSMAFRAKVARPARRDLSVAVLTASGAPARGQPGPVARAAHRVRARFATAAMRVLPDEQARMLPALVLGDTSTITAATGRDFRAAGLTHLMAVSGANVTIVCGAVLFSARLVGPRAAVVLAGGALVAFVVVVQPTASVLRAAVMGAIALLGVLSARSRQAVPSLAASVLVLLALAPHLAVDVGFALSVVATAALVVIAPVWTARLEAHGWPRPLAAAVCVAWAANLVTAPLIAGISGRLSLVSTVANLAVAALVAPITVLGSAAAALCGWWPAGAYLLIRFTGPELWWVCHVARWAGRLPSATVPVPDGAMGVVGVGAAAVLVVICWRWWWCRRVLAAVGLCLLAWSAAQVLTGWAGVGAA
- a CDS encoding ComEA family DNA-binding protein — its product is MAPEPPGERLQRRLGLLPEPDRGERTSEADDEDDPNSLLPHWLPDGAVDAGWLAKVRADPGKAGAIALAVIAAVAVLITVFTVLRDQPAPVLSAKLPPVEMVSTASPRTDESAAGSAAPPAEQVVVSVVGLVHRPGLATLSPGSRIADALTAAGGALDGADTVGLNLARPLVDGEQIVVGLAPPAGLPVLGSSVGAVSPVPEAPRTSVAPTGPEPKHEPNEPVNLNTATVEQLDALPGVGPVTAAAIVAWRDSHGKFTRVDQLGDVDGIGPARLEKLRALVRI